One genomic segment of Rhizobium viscosum includes these proteins:
- a CDS encoding phosphoketolase family protein: MEKHVSTPAVLSDTELTLIDRYWRAANYLSVGQIYLLSNPLLRQPLKPEHIKPRLLGHWGTTPGLNFIYAHLNRVIRTRDLDVIYMCGPGHGGPGMVANTYLEGIYSEIYPDIAETEDGLRKLFRQFSFPGGIPSHAAPETPGSIHEGGELGYALVHAYGAAFDNPDLIVACVIGDGEAETGPLAASWHSNKFLNPARDGAVLPILHLNGYKIANPTILGRASDEDLTHLFEGYGYEPFFVEGHEPARMHQQMAATFDKIFDRIRAIQKEARDGTPPQACPRWPMIVLRSPKGWTGPKEVDGKKVEGFWRAHQVPVSNCRENDGHRKILEDWMRGYDPEDLFDASGRLKPELRALAPSGKRRMGANPHANGGLLRKELIAPDIRTYEVKVEKRGAEMVQSTEILGHYLRDTMKLNEANANFRIFGPDETESNRLGSVFEVTDRVWMEKIEPYDVNLASDGRVMEVLSEHLCQGWLEGYLLTGRHGLFSCYEAFIHIIDSMFNQHAKWLKVTRELQWRRPISSLNYLLTSHVWRQDHNGFSHQDPGFVDLVANKKADIVRIYLPPDANTLLWVGDHCLKTYDRINVIVAGKQPEPQWLTMDEAVKHCETGIGIWDWASHEDDTVAPDVVMACAGDVPTMETLAAVDLLHRHIPELKIRTVNVVDLLALQSQDQHPHGLTDEAFDAIFTTDRPVIFAYHGYPYLIHRLTYKRTNHRNIHVRGFIEEGTTTTPFDMTVLNELDRFHLAIEAIERVPGLKAKVPDVLESLRAKLVEHHAYVREYGEDMPDVRNWKWRAA, translated from the coding sequence ATGGAAAAGCATGTCTCGACTCCAGCAGTTCTTTCCGACACCGAACTTACGCTCATCGACCGTTACTGGCGCGCAGCCAATTATCTCTCGGTCGGGCAAATCTATCTCCTGTCCAATCCCCTCCTGCGCCAGCCCCTGAAACCCGAACATATCAAGCCTCGCCTGCTCGGCCACTGGGGTACCACGCCCGGCCTCAACTTCATCTATGCGCATCTGAACCGCGTCATCCGCACCCGCGATCTCGACGTCATCTATATGTGCGGTCCCGGCCACGGCGGGCCGGGCATGGTCGCCAATACCTATCTCGAAGGTATCTACAGCGAGATCTATCCCGATATCGCCGAGACCGAGGACGGCTTGCGCAAGCTCTTCCGCCAGTTCTCCTTCCCCGGCGGCATCCCGAGCCATGCAGCGCCGGAAACGCCCGGCTCCATCCACGAGGGCGGTGAACTCGGCTATGCGCTCGTCCATGCCTATGGCGCAGCCTTCGACAATCCCGATCTGATCGTCGCCTGCGTCATCGGCGATGGCGAGGCTGAGACCGGCCCGCTGGCGGCAAGCTGGCATTCCAACAAGTTCCTTAATCCGGCCCGCGACGGCGCCGTGCTGCCGATCCTGCATCTCAACGGCTACAAGATCGCCAATCCGACCATCCTTGGTCGGGCGAGCGACGAAGATCTGACGCATTTGTTCGAAGGTTATGGCTATGAGCCCTTCTTCGTCGAAGGCCACGAGCCGGCAAGGATGCACCAGCAGATGGCCGCAACCTTCGACAAGATCTTCGACCGCATCCGCGCCATTCAGAAGGAAGCCCGCGATGGCACGCCGCCGCAGGCCTGCCCGCGCTGGCCAATGATCGTGCTGCGCAGCCCCAAGGGTTGGACTGGCCCGAAGGAAGTGGATGGCAAAAAGGTCGAAGGCTTCTGGCGCGCCCATCAGGTGCCGGTTTCCAATTGCCGGGAGAACGACGGACACCGGAAAATCCTCGAAGACTGGATGCGCGGTTACGATCCCGAAGACCTCTTCGATGCCTCGGGCAGATTGAAGCCTGAACTGCGGGCACTGGCCCCTTCAGGCAAACGCCGCATGGGTGCCAATCCACACGCCAACGGCGGTCTGCTGCGCAAGGAACTGATCGCGCCCGATATCCGCACCTATGAGGTAAAGGTAGAAAAACGGGGCGCTGAGATGGTGCAATCCACCGAAATCCTCGGCCATTACCTGCGCGATACGATGAAGCTCAATGAAGCTAACGCGAACTTTCGCATTTTCGGCCCCGACGAAACGGAATCAAACCGCCTCGGCAGTGTCTTTGAGGTCACCGATCGCGTCTGGATGGAGAAGATCGAACCCTATGACGTGAACCTCGCCAGCGACGGCCGCGTCATGGAAGTGCTGAGCGAACATCTTTGCCAGGGATGGCTGGAAGGCTACCTGTTGACCGGCCGGCATGGCCTGTTTTCCTGCTACGAGGCCTTCATCCACATCATCGATTCCATGTTCAACCAGCACGCCAAGTGGCTGAAGGTGACCCGCGAACTGCAGTGGAGGAGGCCGATTTCCTCGCTCAACTATCTCTTGACCTCGCATGTCTGGCGGCAGGACCATAACGGCTTCTCGCATCAGGATCCCGGCTTCGTCGATCTCGTCGCCAACAAGAAGGCCGATATCGTCCGCATTTACCTGCCGCCGGATGCCAACACTCTGCTGTGGGTCGGCGACCATTGCCTGAAGACCTATGACCGCATCAACGTCATCGTCGCCGGCAAGCAGCCGGAGCCGCAATGGCTGACGATGGACGAGGCGGTAAAACATTGCGAGACTGGTATCGGCATCTGGGATTGGGCGAGCCACGAGGACGATACGGTCGCGCCCGATGTCGTCATGGCCTGCGCCGGTGACGTGCCGACTATGGAAACGCTCGCCGCGGTCGATCTGCTGCACCGGCATATTCCGGAGCTGAAGATCCGCACTGTCAACGTGGTCGATCTTCTCGCCCTGCAATCGCAGGATCAACACCCGCATGGACTGACGGACGAGGCCTTCGACGCTATCTTCACAACGGACAGGCCGGTGATCTTCGCCTATCACGGCTATCCCTACCTCATCCACCGGCTGACCTATAAGCGCACCAACCACCGCAACATCCATGTGCGCGGCTTCATCGAAGAGGGTACGACGACCACCCCCTTCGACATGACGGTGCTCAACGAGCTCGACCGCTTCCATCTCGCCATTGAGGCGATCGAGCGCGTTCCGGGCCTGAAGGCGAAAGTGCCTGACGTGTTGGAAAGCCTGAGAGCCAAGCTCGTTGAGCATCATGCCTATGTCCGCGAATATGGCGAGGACATGCCTGACGTGCGCAACTGGAAATGGCGCGCCGCCTGA